The following proteins come from a genomic window of Pseudomonas sp. MAG733B:
- a CDS encoding helicase HerA-like domain-containing protein has product MHDSSQLVIGADLSGQPIAQAMRLANRHGLIAGATGTGKTVTLQRMAEAFSDAGVAVFAADIKGDLCGLGAAGNPQGKIAERIAGMPWLNHKPAAYPVTLWDIHGQSGHPLRTTLSEMGPLLLGSLLELTDSQQSALYAAFKVADREGLLLLDLKDLKALLNHLKDNPELLGDDAALMTTGSSQALLRRLATLEQQGAEALFGEPALQLEDILQPTADGRGRIHLLDASRLVHEAPKVYATFLLWLLAELFEQLPERGDSDKPLLALFFDEAHLLFAGTPKALQDRLEQVVRLIRSKGVGVYFVTQSPGDLPDDVLAQLGLRIQHGLRAFTAKEQKSLRAVADGFRPNPAFDALSVLTELGIGEALVGTLQDKGTPEMVQRVLVAPPQSRIGPLTDTERTVLIGGSPFKGRYDKPIDRESAYEVLMGRKGLAPKPEATPGKPAEPSFTEQAGEFLGTAAGQALKSAMRQAANKLGRELVRGLMGSLLGGSKRR; this is encoded by the coding sequence ATGCACGATTCATCGCAGCTCGTTATCGGCGCCGATCTTTCAGGGCAGCCGATCGCCCAGGCCATGCGCCTGGCCAATCGACACGGTTTGATCGCAGGCGCTACCGGGACCGGCAAGACCGTCACCTTGCAACGCATGGCCGAAGCCTTCAGCGATGCCGGCGTGGCGGTGTTCGCCGCCGATATCAAAGGTGACCTGTGCGGTTTGGGCGCTGCCGGCAACCCTCAGGGCAAGATTGCCGAGCGGATTGCCGGCATGCCCTGGCTGAACCATAAGCCGGCCGCGTATCCGGTGACCTTGTGGGACATTCACGGTCAGTCCGGTCATCCATTGCGCACGACCTTGAGCGAAATGGGGCCGTTGCTGCTGGGCAGCCTGCTGGAATTGACCGACAGCCAGCAGTCGGCGCTGTATGCCGCCTTCAAGGTCGCGGACCGCGAAGGCCTGTTGCTGCTGGATTTGAAAGACCTGAAGGCGCTGCTCAATCACCTCAAGGACAACCCGGAACTGCTGGGAGACGACGCGGCGCTGATGACCACCGGTTCCAGCCAGGCGCTGTTGCGGCGCCTGGCAACCCTTGAGCAGCAGGGCGCCGAAGCCTTGTTTGGCGAACCGGCGCTGCAACTCGAAGACATTCTGCAACCGACCGCCGATGGCCGTGGGCGCATTCATTTACTCGATGCCAGTCGTCTGGTGCATGAAGCGCCAAAGGTCTACGCGACGTTCCTGCTGTGGCTGCTGGCCGAACTGTTCGAGCAACTGCCGGAGCGCGGCGATTCGGACAAACCGCTGCTGGCGCTGTTTTTCGATGAGGCGCACTTGTTGTTCGCCGGCACGCCCAAGGCGTTGCAGGATCGTCTGGAACAAGTGGTGCGGCTGATTCGTTCAAAAGGCGTGGGCGTGTATTTCGTCACCCAGTCGCCCGGCGACCTGCCGGATGATGTGCTGGCGCAACTGGGCCTGCGCATCCAGCACGGCTTGCGCGCGTTCACCGCCAAAGAACAGAAATCCCTGCGGGCGGTGGCCGACGGCTTCCGGCCGAATCCGGCGTTCGATGCCTTGTCGGTACTGACTGAGCTGGGTATCGGCGAAGCGCTGGTCGGCACCTTGCAGGACAAGGGCACGCCGGAGATGGTCCAGCGTGTTCTGGTGGCGCCGCCGCAGTCGCGGATCGGACCACTGACCGACACCGAGCGCACCGTGCTGATCGGCGGCTCGCCATTCAAGGGGCGTTACGACAAACCGATTGATCGCGAGTCGGCTTATGAAGTGCTGATGGGGCGTAAAGGCCTGGCGCCAAAGCCTGAGGCGACACCGGGCAAACCGGCAGAGCCGAGTTTCACCGAACAGGCTGGAGAGTTTCTCGGCACGGCGGCGGGGCAGGCGTTGAAATCGGCGATGCGTCAGGCGGCCAACAAGCTTGGTCGCGAGTTGGTGCGGGGATTGATGGGCTCGTTGCTCGGCGGCAGCAAACGCCGCTGA
- a CDS encoding methyl-accepting chemotaxis protein, producing MNKNLRFSHKILLAAALIVTVAFASFTLYNDYMQRNAIRKDLDNYLQEMGSVTANNIETWLNGRSLLIENLSQNIALNADMSNITQLLEQNVMTTAFVAVFLGSNEGSFIIRPDADMPADFDPRTRDWYKSAQRTNDPVLTEPYVDVGTGKLVVSIVQSLFEKGQHIGAVGGDLSLQMITDSLNALDFGGMGYAFLVSADGKILVHPDTTLAMKSLAEAYPKDTPRISSDFSEVKVDGKTRIVTFTPIKGLSSVNWYIGLSVEKDKAFSMLSHFRFSAAIATVIAVTIIIALLGVLIRFLIQPLHAMTRAMVGIADGEGDLTKRLSIVNNDEFGILGTAFNRFVERIHGSIREVSSATGQVNEVALRVVAASNSSMFNSDQQASRTSSVAAAINQLGAAAQEIARNAAQASNQASDARSLAEDGQQVVDRSIVAMNKLSTMLSASSSNIESLNSKTVNIGQILEVITSISQQTNLLALNAAIEAARAGEAGRGFAVVADEVRNLAHRTQESAQQVQTMIEELQVGARESVSTMSDSQRHSQDSVEIANLAGERLSSVTQRIGEIDGMNQSVATATEEQTAVVESINVDITEINTLNQEGVENLQSTLRACSDLEQQAARLKQLVGSFRI from the coding sequence ATGAATAAAAATTTGCGCTTTAGTCATAAGATTCTGCTTGCTGCCGCCCTCATCGTCACTGTCGCCTTCGCCTCCTTCACGTTGTACAACGACTATATGCAACGTAATGCCATCCGCAAGGATCTGGACAACTACCTGCAAGAAATGGGAAGCGTGACCGCCAACAACATTGAGACTTGGCTGAACGGACGCAGCCTGCTGATTGAAAACCTTTCCCAAAACATCGCGCTGAACGCGGATATGAGCAACATAACCCAACTGCTCGAGCAGAATGTGATGACTACTGCTTTCGTGGCTGTATTTCTGGGCAGCAACGAGGGTAGCTTTATCATCCGCCCGGACGCCGACATGCCAGCGGACTTCGATCCGCGCACTCGCGATTGGTACAAGAGCGCCCAACGCACCAACGACCCGGTACTGACCGAACCCTATGTCGATGTCGGCACCGGTAAACTGGTAGTTTCCATCGTCCAGAGTTTGTTCGAAAAGGGTCAACACATCGGCGCAGTCGGTGGTGACCTGAGCCTGCAAATGATCACCGACAGCCTGAACGCGCTGGACTTCGGCGGCATGGGTTATGCCTTTCTGGTCAGCGCCGACGGCAAAATTCTGGTGCACCCGGATACAACGCTGGCAATGAAATCGCTGGCCGAGGCCTATCCGAAAGACACGCCGCGCATCAGCAGCGACTTCAGTGAAGTCAAAGTCGATGGTAAAACCCGTATCGTCACATTTACTCCGATCAAGGGGCTTTCTTCAGTCAACTGGTACATCGGGCTTTCAGTGGAGAAAGACAAAGCCTTCTCGATGCTCAGCCATTTCCGCTTTTCGGCGGCCATTGCGACAGTGATCGCCGTGACCATCATCATCGCCCTGCTGGGTGTGTTGATACGTTTCCTCATTCAGCCGCTGCACGCCATGACCCGTGCGATGGTAGGCATTGCCGACGGTGAAGGCGACCTGACCAAACGCCTGAGCATTGTGAACAACGATGAGTTCGGCATTCTCGGCACGGCATTCAACCGTTTCGTCGAGCGCATCCACGGTTCGATCCGCGAGGTGTCTTCGGCCACCGGCCAGGTCAACGAAGTGGCATTGCGTGTGGTGGCGGCTTCGAACTCCTCGATGTTCAACTCGGACCAGCAGGCCTCGCGCACCAGCAGCGTCGCCGCGGCGATCAATCAGCTCGGCGCCGCCGCCCAGGAAATCGCCCGCAACGCCGCGCAAGCGTCGAATCAGGCCAGCGATGCCCGCAGCCTGGCCGAGGATGGCCAGCAAGTGGTGGATCGCAGCATTGTCGCGATGAATAAACTGTCGACCATGCTCAGCGCATCGAGCAGCAACATCGAATCGCTGAACAGTAAAACCGTGAACATCGGGCAGATTCTCGAAGTGATCACCAGCATTTCCCAGCAAACCAACCTGCTGGCGCTCAACGCCGCCATTGAAGCGGCGCGGGCCGGTGAAGCCGGGCGCGGGTTTGCCGTGGTTGCCGATGAAGTGCGCAACCTGGCGCATCGCACCCAGGAATCGGCGCAACAGGTGCAGACCATGATCGAGGAGTTGCAGGTCGGCGCCCGCGAATCCGTCAGCACCATGAGCGACAGCCAGCGCCACAGCCAGGACAGCGTGGAAATCGCCAACCTCGCCGGCGAACGCCTGAGCAGCGTGACCCAGCGCATCGGTGAAATTGACGGAATGAACCAGTCGGTGGCCACGGCGACCGAAGAGCAGACGGCCGTGGTGGAATCGATCAACGTCGACATCACCGAAATCAACACGCTGAACCAGGAAGGTGTGGAAAACCTGCAGTCGACGTTGCGGGCGTGTTCGGATCTGGAGCAGCAGGCGGCGCGCCTTAAACAGTTGGTAGGCAGTTTCCGTATTTGA
- a CDS encoding glycosyltransferase family 1 protein — translation MFIVHIADITMFYAPASGGVRTYLDAKHHRLCNRPGTRHSLLIPGAVFSEQDGIYTVPAPALPFGKGYRFPLRLAPWRNVLHDLQPELIEVGDPYLTAWAALDARRQLDVPVIGFYHSDLPLLVSNRMGNWVTTNVEAYVSKLYGNFDRVLAPSRVMADKLTGLGVKNVFVQPLGVDLQMFHPDARDPGLRAELGLDENTHLLIFAGRGSKEKNLPVLLDCMKRLGKRYHLLLVGSSMPSAVPANVTVIDEFCPAAQVARLMASADALLHAGDQETFGLVILEAMACGIPVVAVAAGAFEEIITDQCGLLCTPNDPLAMANAVRELFSQGSAAVGQHARRHVEQHYAWDTVVNSLLGHYHAVLGSQWPRAANG, via the coding sequence ATGTTCATCGTGCATATCGCTGACATAACCATGTTCTACGCCCCTGCCAGCGGTGGCGTGCGCACTTATCTGGATGCCAAGCATCATCGCCTGTGCAACAGGCCGGGCACCCGTCACAGTTTGCTGATTCCCGGGGCTGTATTCAGTGAACAGGATGGCATCTATACCGTTCCGGCCCCCGCCCTGCCTTTCGGCAAGGGCTATCGCTTCCCTCTCCGTCTCGCGCCCTGGCGCAATGTCCTGCACGATTTGCAACCTGAACTGATCGAGGTCGGCGATCCGTACCTCACTGCCTGGGCTGCCCTGGATGCGCGGCGGCAACTGGATGTGCCGGTGATCGGCTTTTATCACTCGGATCTGCCGCTGCTGGTCAGCAACCGCATGGGCAACTGGGTGACCACCAATGTTGAAGCGTATGTCAGCAAGCTCTACGGCAACTTCGACCGCGTGCTGGCGCCGAGCCGGGTCATGGCGGACAAACTGACCGGCCTGGGTGTGAAGAACGTTTTCGTGCAGCCGCTGGGTGTCGATTTGCAAATGTTTCATCCCGATGCGCGCGATCCTGGCCTGCGCGCCGAACTGGGCCTCGACGAAAACACTCATCTGCTGATCTTCGCCGGGCGCGGTTCCAAAGAGAAAAACCTGCCGGTGCTGCTCGATTGCATGAAGCGCCTGGGCAAACGCTATCACTTGCTGCTGGTCGGCTCGTCGATGCCGAGCGCTGTGCCTGCCAACGTCACCGTCATCGATGAATTTTGCCCAGCCGCGCAAGTCGCCCGCCTGATGGCCAGCGCCGACGCCTTGCTGCATGCCGGCGATCAGGAAACCTTTGGCCTGGTCATCCTCGAAGCCATGGCCTGCGGCATCCCGGTGGTCGCCGTGGCAGCCGGCGCGTTCGAGGAAATCATCACCGATCAATGTGGCCTGTTGTGTACCCCCAACGATCCATTGGCCATGGCCAACGCCGTGCGTGAACTGTTCAGCCAGGGTAGCGCGGCCGTCGGGCAGCATGCGCGGCGCCATGTCGAGCAGCATTACGCCTGGGACACGGTGGTCAACAGCTTGCTCGGCCACTATCACGCCGTACTCGGCAGCCAGTGGCCGCGAGCGGCCAATGGTTGA
- a CDS encoding polysaccharide deacetylase family protein yields the protein MVESMQTPSLLLVLHDVAPQTWADYQPFVEAVDALGGVPMTWLVVPDFHKHNDLQAHPDFRRLLSGRLARGDELALHGYFHCDDGPIANNPRDWFMRRIYTHEGEFYSLSHEAALARLHAGIEVFHRNHWPLQGFVAPAWLMSEGTRQALRQLPLSYTSDAQHLYRLPDFTPVDAPGLVWSARSAWRRGLSKLVSDQLEQHWRQAPVIRLGLHPVDMRHEFSRTYWLKTLKRLLDEGRVPMTKAHWLALQNQHVERAA from the coding sequence ATGGTTGAATCCATGCAAACGCCCAGCCTGTTACTGGTGCTGCACGATGTCGCGCCGCAAACCTGGGCCGATTACCAGCCATTCGTCGAAGCCGTCGATGCGCTCGGCGGTGTGCCGATGACCTGGCTGGTGGTGCCGGACTTTCACAAGCACAACGATCTGCAAGCGCATCCGGATTTTCGTCGCCTGCTCAGCGGGCGACTCGCCCGTGGCGATGAACTGGCGCTGCACGGCTATTTTCATTGCGATGACGGACCGATCGCAAACAATCCACGGGACTGGTTCATGCGTCGGATCTACACCCATGAAGGTGAGTTTTACAGCCTGTCCCATGAGGCCGCCCTCGCCCGTTTGCACGCTGGCATTGAAGTGTTCCACCGTAACCACTGGCCGTTGCAGGGCTTTGTCGCCCCCGCCTGGCTGATGAGCGAAGGCACGCGCCAGGCCTTGCGCCAATTGCCCTTGAGTTACACCAGTGACGCGCAGCATCTGTATCGCTTGCCTGACTTCACGCCGGTCGATGCCCCCGGACTGGTCTGGAGTGCGCGCAGTGCCTGGCGCCGGGGCTTGTCGAAACTGGTCAGCGATCAACTCGAACAACACTGGCGACAGGCACCGGTGATTCGCCTTGGCTTGCATCCGGTGGATATGCGCCATGAATTCTCGCGTACTTACTGGCTGAAAACCCTCAAGCGTCTGCTCGACGAGGGCCGGGTGCCGATGACCAAAGCTCACTGGCTGGCACTGCAAAATCAACACGTGGAACGCGCTGCATGA
- a CDS encoding lysylphosphatidylglycerol synthase transmembrane domain-containing protein: protein MSRGILLLIGLLAAVLIPWLLGGSETWSRLNSFPLSWLLVMFGMILLCWVVNTLRLRLLLGDQRDRLSPVKSLGVVMAAEFAYCATPGGSGGPLTIMALLARNGVRPARGSAVFAMDQLSDLLFFLCALCGILIYALFQHLSQRMEWLLIVSAVSMFGGLVCCVVVARYHRLLIRLSGRLLARLNVQSATRVRWARKLLHFLAAFTDTLKLPFQTLITVFALTCLHWILRYSVLYLALRGLGADLQWAWSFLIQMLSLSAGQFSLLPGGAGAAELTSAALLAPMVGKSTAAAAILIWRAVTYYFYLLVGGPVFLLMLGRPLLKKLMKLKQA, encoded by the coding sequence ATGAGTCGCGGGATTCTGCTGTTGATCGGCCTGCTCGCCGCGGTGCTGATTCCCTGGCTGTTGGGCGGGAGCGAAACCTGGTCGCGGTTGAACAGCTTTCCACTGAGTTGGCTGCTGGTCATGTTCGGCATGATCCTCCTGTGCTGGGTGGTGAACACCCTGCGCCTGCGCCTGTTGCTGGGGGATCAGCGCGACAGGCTCAGCCCGGTCAAAAGCCTCGGCGTGGTGATGGCCGCCGAATTTGCCTACTGCGCCACCCCCGGCGGCAGCGGCGGGCCACTGACCATCATGGCGTTACTGGCGCGTAACGGTGTGCGTCCGGCCCGGGGCAGCGCCGTGTTCGCCATGGACCAGCTCAGCGATTTGTTGTTCTTCCTCTGCGCACTCTGCGGGATTCTGATTTATGCGTTGTTCCAGCACCTCAGCCAGCGCATGGAGTGGCTGCTGATCGTCAGTGCCGTCTCGATGTTCGGCGGCCTGGTCTGTTGCGTGGTGGTGGCCCGTTACCACCGCTTGCTGATCCGCTTGAGTGGTCGGTTACTGGCTCGGCTCAACGTCCAGTCTGCGACACGGGTTCGCTGGGCGCGAAAACTCCTGCATTTTCTGGCGGCATTTACCGACACGCTGAAGCTGCCCTTTCAGACATTGATCACGGTGTTTGCCCTGACTTGCCTGCACTGGATCTTGCGTTACAGCGTGTTGTATCTGGCGCTGCGCGGGCTGGGGGCGGATTTGCAGTGGGCCTGGAGTTTTCTGATCCAGATGCTTTCACTGAGTGCGGGGCAATTCAGTCTGTTACCGGGCGGGGCCGGGGCGGCGGAATTGACGTCGGCAGCGCTGTTGGCGCCCATGGTGGGGAAATCTACCGCGGCGGCGGCGATTTTGATCTGGCGAGCGGTGACTTATTACTTCTATCTGTTGGTCGGCGGGCCGGTGTTCCTGTTGATGCTCGGACGTCCGTTGCTCAAGAAGCTGATGAAGCTCAAGCAGGCTTAG
- the purU gene encoding formyltetrahydrofolate deformylase, with translation MRTFRLVISCPDRVGIVAKVSNFLASHNGWITEASHHSDNLSGWFFMRHEIRADSLPFGIEAFREAFAPIAEEFSMDWRITDTAQKKRVVLMASRESHCLADLLHRWHSDELDCEIACVISNHDDLRSMVEWHGIPYYHVPVNPQDKEPAFAEVSRLVKHHDAEVVVLARYMQILPPELCSEYAHKVINIHHSFLPSFVGAKPYHQASLRGVKLIGATCHYVTEELDAGPIIEQDVVRVSHSDSIEDMVRFGRDVEKMVLARGLRYHLEDRVLVHGNKTVVF, from the coding sequence ATGCGCACTTTTCGGCTGGTGATTTCTTGCCCGGACCGCGTCGGCATCGTTGCTAAAGTCAGTAACTTTCTGGCGTCCCATAACGGCTGGATCACCGAAGCGAGCCATCACTCGGACAACCTCAGTGGCTGGTTCTTCATGCGTCACGAAATTCGTGCCGACTCGCTGCCATTCGGTATCGAGGCCTTTCGCGAAGCGTTCGCGCCAATTGCCGAAGAGTTCTCGATGGACTGGCGCATCACCGATACCGCGCAGAAAAAGCGTGTGGTGTTGATGGCCAGCCGCGAGTCCCACTGCCTCGCCGACTTGCTGCATCGCTGGCACAGCGATGAGCTGGACTGCGAAATCGCCTGTGTGATTTCCAACCACGACGACCTGCGCAGCATGGTCGAATGGCACGGCATTCCGTACTACCACGTGCCGGTCAATCCACAGGACAAGGAGCCGGCCTTCGCCGAAGTCTCGCGTCTGGTCAAACATCACGATGCTGAAGTGGTGGTGCTGGCGCGCTACATGCAGATCCTGCCACCCGAGTTGTGCAGTGAATACGCACACAAGGTCATCAACATTCACCATAGCTTCCTGCCGTCGTTCGTCGGCGCCAAGCCGTATCACCAGGCGTCGCTGCGCGGTGTGAAACTGATCGGTGCGACCTGCCACTACGTGACCGAAGAACTGGACGCCGGCCCGATCATCGAGCAGGACGTGGTGCGTGTCAGCCACAGCGACAGCATCGAAGACATGGTGCGTTTCGGCCGTGACGTCGAGAAGATGGTGTTGGCCCGTGGCCTGCGTTATCACCTCGAAGACCGGGTGCTGGTGCACGGCAACAAGACCGTGGTGTTCTGA
- the mvaT gene encoding histone-like nucleoid-structuring protein MvaT: MSLINEYRATEEAIKELQARLKNLSQDDKLQTELEFEGKLRTLMGEYSKSLRDIIALLDPESKTKAPRGGAVKTTGTKRARKVKQYKNPHNGEVIETKGGNHKTLKEWKAKWGGDVVEGWATLLG, from the coding sequence ATGTCCTTGATCAACGAATACCGTGCCACCGAAGAAGCTATCAAAGAGCTGCAAGCCCGTTTGAAGAACCTGTCCCAAGACGACAAACTGCAAACCGAGCTGGAATTCGAAGGCAAACTGCGCACCCTGATGGGCGAATACTCCAAGTCCCTGCGTGACATCATTGCTTTGCTGGATCCGGAATCCAAAACCAAGGCACCACGCGGCGGCGCAGTAAAAACTACCGGCACCAAGCGCGCTCGCAAAGTTAAACAATACAAAAACCCGCACAACGGCGAAGTCATCGAAACCAAAGGTGGCAACCACAAGACTCTGAAAGAGTGGAAAGCCAAGTGGGGCGGTGACGTGGTTGAAGGCTGGGCTACCCTGCTGGGCTAA